One segment of Deltaproteobacteria bacterium DNA contains the following:
- a CDS encoding ABC transporter substrate-binding protein, which yields MGQALAERMVADGIERASVLYEGNEYGAGWANMIDSSFRALGGTSTGLTAFSPEATSVDADLRRAFGSNEQAVVLVARARTGAAVVEEWASLGLGKRWYFVPALHDQVFLDNIPPGVVDDMVGISPALGDDSAAFETLFSDRWDGDRPLAPGYFYFDAILLWALASEAARTGSADPTGAQVAQKLLEVSSPPGTAYTWQELPQALAAVRNGEDIDFIGTTGAVNFDSRGDVEASGNRFWHVDSDIFIEE from the coding sequence ATGGGCCAGGCCCTCGCGGAGCGGATGGTGGCCGACGGGATCGAGCGCGCCTCGGTGCTCTACGAGGGCAACGAGTACGGCGCCGGCTGGGCCAACATGATCGACAGCAGCTTCCGCGCCCTCGGCGGGACCTCCACCGGGCTGACCGCCTTCTCCCCGGAGGCCACCTCGGTCGATGCGGACCTGCGGCGAGCCTTCGGTAGCAACGAGCAGGCGGTGGTGCTCGTGGCCCGGGCCCGCACCGGCGCCGCGGTGGTCGAGGAGTGGGCCTCGCTGGGGCTCGGCAAGCGCTGGTACTTCGTTCCGGCCCTCCACGACCAGGTCTTCCTGGACAACATCCCTCCCGGGGTCGTCGATGACATGGTCGGCATCTCCCCGGCCCTGGGCGACGACTCCGCGGCCTTCGAGACCCTCTTCTCCGACCGCTGGGACGGCGATCGGCCCCTGGCGCCCGGCTACTTCTACTTCGACGCCATCCTCCTCTGGGCCCTGGCCTCCGAGGCCGCCCGTACGGGCTCGGCCGATCCCACGGGCGCCCAGGTCGCCCAGAAGCTGCTGGAGGTCTCCTCGCCGCCGGGGACGGCCTACACCTGGCAGGAACTCCCTCAGGCGTTGGCAGCGGTAAGGAACGGGGAGGACATCGACTTCATCGGCACCACCGGCGCCGTGAATTTCGACAGCCGTGGCGACGTCGAAGCCAGTGGAAACCGATTCTGGCACGTCGATAGTGATATATTCATCGAAGAGTAG
- a CDS encoding methyl-accepting chemotaxis protein — MALLMAIYIPLRMNEASQKWAERRAKGLALVIASAGRAPYDLAEFKGPAELTKLLTLLEDAPGATYGAILDERRAPLGTWNPREFKIEALALDPADGPQVQTLQGTLHVLALIETPSGARGYLQLGFSMAEIEAERRANTLAIAGITLLVFVAGRVVLSFLLERILIGPITLLREVTTSIIATGNLTTRIPAGANDEIGDLAEAFSQMVEWQRSTLRALQRVTRTLTEVSDEMSATGTVVAVGAGKVQHQVEETSRLMGQMLESIQQMAGDLTTLRSNAEHGNDTILEMAHTNSQSATHIESMASFVETTTQTIDAMARSVRDIASSIEQVNDTLADTSSFSRQFEETVQRVGERAQTTAELSKRVADDADKGVEALTETLEGIHQMQASFTSASEALDHLVQRLWDVSKILIVIDDITEQTELLALNAAIISAQADRTKHSTAEINELINNVQRDSGSAIAAMARGAESVEAGVTLGQQAERALARIQGSSRDARRMVEEIAQASVEQADGNRSIAESIARIASTVDEIATASAVQAKGSSLVLDSTHKMQQLNQEVHASSRQQATSSDRVLASIHEITTMIENVNHRQEGQTRTSSDVLDAITAIESVSEQQSQSADRLGELIGALQRHAHELEEELGRFRVDG, encoded by the coding sequence ATGGCCCTGCTGATGGCGATCTACATCCCCTTGCGGATGAACGAGGCCTCCCAGAAGTGGGCGGAGCGAAGGGCGAAGGGGCTGGCGCTGGTGATCGCCAGCGCGGGGCGCGCTCCGTACGACCTGGCCGAGTTTAAGGGGCCGGCGGAGCTGACCAAGCTGCTGACCCTGCTGGAGGACGCGCCCGGCGCCACCTACGGGGCCATCCTCGACGAGCGGCGAGCGCCCCTGGGCACTTGGAACCCTCGCGAGTTCAAGATCGAGGCCCTCGCGCTCGATCCCGCCGATGGTCCCCAGGTGCAGACCCTCCAGGGGACCCTGCACGTCCTCGCCCTCATCGAGACCCCCTCCGGCGCCCGCGGCTACCTCCAGCTCGGCTTCTCCATGGCGGAGATCGAGGCCGAGCGCAGGGCGAACACCCTGGCCATCGCGGGCATCACCCTGCTGGTCTTCGTGGCGGGGCGGGTGGTCCTGAGCTTCCTCCTGGAGCGGATCCTCATCGGCCCGATCACCCTGCTGCGGGAGGTGACCACCTCCATCATCGCCACCGGCAACCTGACCACCCGGATCCCGGCGGGCGCCAACGACGAGATCGGCGACCTCGCGGAGGCGTTCAGCCAGATGGTCGAGTGGCAGCGCAGCACCCTGCGCGCACTCCAGCGGGTCACCCGGACCCTCACCGAGGTGAGCGACGAGATGTCCGCCACCGGGACCGTGGTGGCCGTGGGCGCGGGCAAGGTTCAGCACCAGGTAGAGGAGACCTCCCGCCTCATGGGGCAGATGCTCGAGTCGATCCAGCAGATGGCCGGCGACCTGACGACCCTGCGCTCCAACGCCGAGCACGGCAACGACACCATCCTCGAGATGGCCCACACCAACAGCCAGTCGGCCACCCACATCGAGTCGATGGCGTCCTTCGTCGAGACCACCACCCAGACCATCGACGCGATGGCGCGCTCGGTGAGGGACATCGCCTCGAGCATCGAGCAGGTCAACGACACCCTGGCGGACACCTCCTCCTTCAGCCGGCAGTTCGAGGAGACGGTACAGCGGGTCGGGGAGCGGGCGCAGACCACCGCCGAGCTCTCGAAGCGGGTCGCCGACGACGCCGACAAGGGGGTCGAGGCCCTGACCGAGACCCTCGAGGGCATCCACCAGATGCAAGCCTCGTTCACCTCGGCCTCCGAGGCCCTCGATCACCTGGTGCAGCGCCTCTGGGACGTCTCCAAGATTCTCATCGTCATCGACGACATCACCGAGCAGACCGAGCTGCTGGCCCTGAACGCCGCCATCATCTCGGCGCAGGCCGATCGGACGAAGCACTCGACGGCCGAGATCAACGAGCTCATCAACAACGTGCAGCGGGACTCGGGCAGCGCCATCGCGGCCATGGCCCGTGGCGCCGAGTCGGTCGAGGCCGGCGTCACCCTCGGGCAGCAGGCCGAGCGAGCGCTAGCGCGCATCCAGGGCTCCTCCCGGGACGCCCGCCGGATGGTCGAGGAGATCGCTCAGGCCTCGGTCGAGCAGGCCGATGGCAACCGTTCGATCGCCGAGTCGATCGCCCGCATCGCCTCCACCGTCGACGAGATCGCCACGGCCTCGGCCGTCCAGGCGAAGGGCTCGAGCCTGGTGCTCGACAGCACCCACAAGATGCAGCAGCTCAATCAGGAGGTGCACGCCTCCAGCCGGCAGCAGGCCACGAGCTCGGATCGAGTGCTCGCGTCCATCCACGAGATCACGACGATGATCGAGAACGTCAACCACCGGCAGGAGGGTCAGACGCGCACCTCCTCCGACGTGCTCGACGCGATCACCGCGATCGAGAGCGTCAGCGAGCAGCAGAGCCAGTCGGCCGATCGCCTCGGCGAGCTGATCGGGGCGCTGCAGCGGCACGCGCACGAGCTGGAGGAAGAGCTCGGCCGCTTCCGGGTCGACGGCTAG
- a CDS encoding YfiR family protein, whose translation MLLSNQPTRRRPSRRGFGATLVILALLLAPSVGHAAEVPVNLQVALFTKIFSYDYKLAKEKSGGYEILIVYAPGKLSGALELIAGFSKTGARAKPVSESDLKNKIREAHVVYVMTGVDAEAVGKLCAAHSVLSITGNPKFVEDGDVSIGLEIASGGRPKIVVNILRVSTEGHTFSSQLLRLARIIR comes from the coding sequence ATGCTTCTGTCCAATCAGCCGACACGAAGGCGCCCGAGCCGCCGAGGCTTCGGCGCGACCCTGGTGATCCTGGCCCTCCTGCTGGCGCCGAGCGTCGGTCACGCCGCCGAGGTGCCCGTCAACCTGCAGGTCGCGCTCTTCACCAAGATCTTCAGCTACGACTACAAGCTGGCCAAGGAGAAGAGCGGCGGGTACGAGATCCTCATCGTCTACGCCCCCGGCAAGCTCTCGGGCGCCCTCGAGCTGATCGCCGGCTTCTCCAAGACCGGCGCGCGGGCCAAGCCGGTCTCGGAGAGCGATCTGAAGAACAAGATCCGCGAGGCCCACGTCGTCTACGTCATGACCGGCGTCGACGCAGAGGCAGTCGGCAAACTCTGCGCAGCACACAGCGTCCTCTCGATCACCGGGAACCCGAAGTTCGTCGAGGACGGAGATGTCTCCATTGGTCTCGAGATCGCGTCCGGGGGGCGGCCGAAGATCGTGGTGAACATCCTTCGGGTCAGCACCGAAGGACACACCTTCTCTTCGCAGCTCCTGAGATTGGCGCGCATCATTCGATGA